A genomic window from Brachyspira sp. SAP_772 includes:
- the hisS gene encoding histidine--tRNA ligase, giving the protein MLNIKKPRGTNDFFYDSAERLEFIENKIKEIARLYGYKRIRTPLFEYTDLFTRGIGEGTDIVGKEMFTFEDRGGRSLTLRPEGTASVARAYVENSLQNEFAINKLFYLGTMYRAERPQKGRYREFNQFGIECIGGTSPIIDAEVIALNINILKEFGIDNVNLLINTVGCSNCKPNYNKALREAIGERKTELCETCKNRYENNILRILDCKNEKCKEILKDIPKFYDYVCDECKEHFDSLCNELTRINQNFTIDNMLVRGLDYYTKTAFEVQTNALGSQSAILGGGRYDNLIGLFNSNKDVPAVGSAMGLERLLIVLENSNHIINDRLDVFVIAFKETQNEVLNIMQILRAKNISCDCDYNIKSIKNQFKSANKRNAKYALIVGEEELKNNKFKLKNMDTSEEKEVSLSDIEKL; this is encoded by the coding sequence ATGCTTAATATAAAAAAACCTAGAGGTACAAATGACTTTTTCTATGATTCTGCTGAGAGGTTAGAGTTTATAGAAAATAAAATAAAAGAGATAGCAAGATTGTATGGTTATAAAAGAATAAGGACTCCTTTATTTGAGTATACGGATCTTTTTACTAGGGGTATCGGGGAGGGTACTGATATAGTTGGTAAGGAGATGTTTACTTTTGAAGATAGAGGAGGACGTTCTCTTACTTTAAGACCTGAGGGCACTGCTTCGGTTGCTCGTGCTTATGTTGAAAATTCTTTGCAAAATGAGTTTGCTATTAACAAGCTTTTTTATTTGGGCACTATGTATAGGGCTGAGAGACCTCAGAAGGGCAGATATAGAGAGTTTAATCAATTTGGCATAGAATGTATTGGGGGTACTTCTCCTATAATAGATGCTGAAGTTATAGCTTTAAATATCAATATATTAAAAGAGTTCGGCATAGATAATGTTAATTTGCTAATTAATACAGTTGGATGCAGTAATTGTAAGCCTAATTATAATAAGGCTCTTAGAGAAGCTATTGGAGAGAGAAAAACTGAGCTTTGTGAAACTTGTAAAAATAGATACGAAAATAATATTTTAAGAATATTAGATTGTAAAAATGAAAAATGTAAAGAGATATTAAAAGATATACCAAAGTTTTATGATTATGTATGCGATGAATGTAAGGAGCATTTTGATTCTTTATGTAATGAGCTTACTAGAATTAATCAAAACTTCACTATAGACAATATGCTTGTACGCGGGCTTGATTATTATACTAAAACAGCTTTCGAGGTGCAAACTAATGCTTTGGGTTCACAGAGTGCCATACTTGGAGGCGGAAGATACGACAACTTGATAGGGCTTTTTAATTCTAATAAAGACGTTCCTGCCGTTGGAAGTGCTATGGGGCTTGAGAGACTTCTTATAGTGCTTGAAAACAGTAATCATATTATAAATGATAGATTAGATGTTTTTGTTATAGCTTTTAAAGAGACTCAAAATGAAGTATTAAATATTATGCAGATTCTTAGAGCTAAAAATATTTCTTGCGATTGTGATTATAATATTAAATCTATTAAAAATCAGTTTAAATCTGCTAATAAAAGAAATGCTAAATATGCTTTAATAGTAGGTGAAGAGGAATTAAAAAATAATAAGTTTAAGCTAAAAAATATGGATACTAGCGAAGAAAAGGAAGTTTCTCTATCTGATATAGAAAAACTTTAA
- a CDS encoding ankyrin repeat domain-containing protein: MIKKLIIIYILIINISYALTENENKMINAVKTGDIKTIQSMLSQNVNPNIKDERGFYLIHIAAENNKVNSIKTLKNSPYLDLNKLLDKNTKIIRSNETIDASYFSAMDIAAIYNNFETLKLLIDYGANINFKMIEKPRSEFVASRYSNSKILKAYLDKNIYLLMNSEDVISIMKAAIFGDNVENIKYLVMALGIDVDTKDTNTMLHYASGVGAIESMKTLISLGANVDNTNSYFQTSLHYILDINANKKTESVRILLENNANINLQETNGNTPLHLSLINASKSQEYSKVIDMLLEKNANVNITNNNNEIALNIAVKNNDYNNSLKLINKGSDINHIDKYYSPLHIAIKNSNTELAKALIDNGANISLRDKEKNYSPLNMAIETENFDICKLLVRNGAAVDNVSIELAKKSKNENIRNFFESSRMN, translated from the coding sequence ATGATAAAAAAACTGATAATAATATATATCTTAATAATAAACATATCATACGCACTTACAGAAAATGAAAATAAAATGATTAATGCTGTAAAAACAGGAGACATAAAAACTATACAAAGCATGTTAAGTCAAAATGTTAATCCAAATATAAAAGATGAAAGAGGATTTTATTTAATACATATAGCAGCAGAAAATAATAAAGTCAATTCTATAAAAACATTGAAAAACTCCCCATATTTAGATTTAAATAAATTATTAGATAAAAACACAAAAATTATAAGAAGCAATGAAACTATAGATGCTTCATATTTCTCTGCTATGGACATTGCTGCAATATACAACAATTTTGAAACATTAAAATTATTAATAGATTATGGAGCAAATATTAATTTTAAGATGATAGAAAAGCCAAGAAGTGAATTTGTAGCTTCAAGATATTCTAACTCAAAAATATTAAAAGCATATTTAGATAAAAACATATATTTACTTATGAATAGCGAAGATGTTATATCAATAATGAAAGCAGCTATTTTTGGTGATAATGTAGAAAATATAAAATATTTAGTAATGGCACTTGGTATAGATGTAGACACTAAAGATACAAACACCATGCTTCATTATGCTTCTGGAGTTGGAGCTATAGAATCTATGAAGACACTTATTTCTCTTGGGGCAAATGTTGATAATACTAATTCTTATTTTCAAACAAGCTTGCATTATATTTTAGATATTAATGCTAATAAAAAAACAGAAAGTGTAAGAATACTTTTAGAAAATAATGCCAATATTAATTTACAAGAGACAAATGGAAATACTCCTTTACATTTATCATTAATTAATGCAAGCAAATCTCAAGAATACAGCAAAGTAATAGACATGCTCTTAGAAAAAAATGCAAATGTTAATATTACAAATAACAACAATGAAATAGCATTAAATATAGCAGTAAAAAACAATGATTATAATAATTCTCTAAAACTCATAAACAAAGGCTCTGATATAAATCATATAGATAAATATTATAGCCCTCTGCATATTGCAATAAAAAATAGTAATACAGAACTAGCAAAAGCACTAATAGATAATGGTGCCAATATAAGTTTAAGAGATAAAGAAAAAAATTATAGCCCATTAAATATGGCAATAGAAACAGAAAACTTTGATATATGCAAACTTCTTGTAAGAAACGGTGCCGCTGTGGACAATGTTTCTATAGAATTAGCAAAAAAGTCTAAAAATGAAAATATAAGAAACTTCTTTGAAAGCAGCCGTATGAATTAA
- the ftsY gene encoding signal recognition particle-docking protein FtsY → MQNYLYIIIAIVVILVLIILLVLKNKSKKPQVSLTTSKSKFSLSSLFNKSSINDEFFASLENMLITADAGVETTKDIISKLRDIVEKENIKDSSEVKKYLREILISKFINKKVELKEKNILFIVGVNGVGKTTSIAKLANILKQNHKIILAASDTFRAAAIEQLEEWANRLSVTIVKGQQAGDPASVLFSALDKAKATNADIVIVDTAGRFHNQDNLVKQLEKMKKIATERFSEFNFVPILVLDANVGHNGIEQAKVFTNALNIQGAIVSKLDSSAKGGVAISVAHYLSLPIYYGGFGEKVEDFREFNAEEFIDSILQ, encoded by the coding sequence ATGCAAAATTATTTATATATAATAATAGCCATTGTTGTTATTTTAGTTTTGATAATATTATTGGTATTAAAAAATAAATCAAAAAAACCTCAAGTGTCTTTAACAACCTCAAAATCAAAATTTTCTCTATCATCATTATTTAATAAATCTTCAATTAATGATGAGTTTTTTGCAAGTTTAGAGAATATGCTTATAACAGCAGATGCAGGAGTTGAAACTACAAAAGATATTATTTCAAAATTGAGAGATATTGTAGAAAAAGAAAATATAAAAGATTCATCAGAAGTAAAAAAGTATTTAAGAGAGATTTTAATATCTAAGTTTATAAATAAAAAAGTAGAATTAAAAGAAAAGAATATATTGTTTATAGTAGGAGTTAATGGAGTAGGTAAAACCACTTCAATTGCAAAACTAGCAAACATATTAAAACAAAATCATAAAATAATATTAGCAGCATCAGACACATTTAGGGCTGCCGCTATAGAACAGCTTGAAGAGTGGGCTAATAGATTATCTGTAACTATAGTTAAAGGTCAGCAAGCAGGAGACCCAGCTAGTGTATTATTTTCTGCTTTAGATAAGGCAAAAGCAACAAATGCTGATATAGTAATAGTTGATACGGCTGGTAGATTTCACAATCAGGATAATTTAGTTAAGCAATTAGAGAAGATGAAAAAAATAGCTACAGAGAGATTTAGCGAGTTTAATTTTGTGCCTATACTTGTGTTAGATGCTAATGTTGGGCATAATGGTATAGAGCAAGCTAAAGTATTTACCAATGCTTTAAATATACAAGGGGCTATAGTTTCAAAATTAGATAGTTCTGCTAAGGGTGGAGTTGCCATAAGCGTGGCTCATTATTTATCGCTTCCTATATATTATGGAGGATTTGGTGAGAAGGTAGAAGATTTTAGAGAGTTTAATGCTGAAGAGTTTATTGATTCTATTTTGCAATAA
- the aroA gene encoding 3-phosphoshikimate 1-carboxyvinyltransferase encodes MSLVVKPSYDIYGSVYIQISKSDAHRALIAAALSKEISILKPWMKNVGDDIEVTKNAVSHFADLVPELDYLRVIPKKDNSINDIVVDVKESGTSLRLLIPIMSALNINTTFVGSKKLFSRPISVYEQIWKEQGLFFDKKEDSLTIKGQLKSGDFTIKGNISSQFISGLLFAAPLLEGNSKIIIEGELESSPYVFMTLKTLKEAKIEISKNVENSLIEIYGSQEYSALNYEIESDWSHAAFFAAAGALGGEVTLYGLNKYSIQGDKEILNILKFMGASINCNEDGSITIKKSGKLHAMDIDVSDIPDLAPIITALASTAKGTTKLYNASRLRYKESDRINDLKDSFTKIGAKIEVTDDEIYIEGVERLEGGSTTSHNDHRIAMALSIASTVSNNDIIIDDAQSINKSSFNFLEQFKSIGAIIE; translated from the coding sequence ATGTCTTTAGTAGTAAAACCTTCTTATGATATTTATGGTTCGGTATATATACAAATAAGTAAAAGTGATGCTCATAGGGCTTTAATAGCTGCTGCTCTTTCTAAAGAGATAAGCATATTAAAACCTTGGATGAAAAATGTTGGCGATGATATAGAAGTAACAAAGAATGCAGTTTCTCATTTTGCTGACTTAGTTCCAGAGTTGGATTATTTGAGAGTAATTCCTAAAAAAGATAATTCTATTAATGATATAGTAGTAGATGTTAAAGAATCTGGCACTAGTTTAAGGCTTCTTATTCCTATAATGTCTGCCCTTAATATTAATACCACTTTTGTTGGCTCTAAAAAATTATTTTCTAGACCTATATCGGTATATGAACAAATATGGAAAGAACAAGGGTTGTTTTTTGATAAAAAGGAAGACTCTCTTACAATAAAAGGTCAATTAAAAAGCGGAGATTTTACAATAAAAGGAAATATCAGCAGTCAATTTATAAGCGGTTTATTGTTTGCTGCTCCTTTGCTTGAGGGTAATTCCAAAATAATAATTGAAGGGGAATTAGAATCATCTCCTTATGTATTTATGACTCTAAAAACATTAAAAGAGGCTAAAATAGAAATATCAAAAAACGTAGAGAACTCACTTATAGAAATATACGGCTCTCAGGAATATTCTGCTCTTAATTATGAAATAGAATCCGATTGGTCGCATGCTGCATTTTTTGCTGCTGCTGGTGCTTTGGGCGGAGAGGTTACTCTTTATGGTTTAAATAAATATTCTATACAGGGTGATAAAGAAATATTAAATATATTAAAGTTTATGGGAGCTTCTATTAATTGCAATGAAGATGGTTCTATTACAATTAAAAAATCAGGAAAACTTCATGCTATGGATATAGATGTATCGGATATTCCAGATTTAGCTCCAATAATTACAGCATTAGCTTCTACTGCTAAAGGAACTACAAAATTATATAATGCAAGCCGTTTAAGATATAAAGAAAGCGATAGAATTAATGATTTAAAAGATAGTTTCACTAAAATAGGGGCAAAAATAGAAGTTACAGATGATGAAATCTATATAGAGGGTGTAGAAAGATTAGAAGGAGGAAGCACCACCTCTCATAATGATCATCGTATAGCTATGGCTTTAAGTATTGCTTCTACAGTATCTAATAATGATATCATTATAGATGATGCTCAGTCTATTAATAAATCTTCTTTTAACTTTTTGGAACAGTTTAAGAGTATAGGTGCTATAATAGAGTAA
- a CDS encoding polyprenol monophosphomannose synthase, protein MKAIIIIPTYNESDNIEKMINTVLALPEYIEILVVDDNSPDGTASIVEKYLDNNRVHLLKREKKEGLGPAYIAGFKHSFQYNPDYVIEMDADFSHDPNFVVNFVDRMEKENLDLVIGSRYCNGISVVNWPLRRLFLSYYGNRYASFILGSKIMDITGGFKCFRVSVLKTMNFDNILSAGYSFQIEMNYSFESNGKKIAEEPIIFYERRSGQSKMSKNIIAEALFRVVRLRFRDKSKYFNK, encoded by the coding sequence ATGAAAGCAATAATAATAATACCTACTTACAATGAAAGCGACAATATAGAAAAAATGATTAATACTGTACTAGCACTTCCAGAATATATAGAGATACTAGTAGTTGATGATAATAGTCCAGATGGTACAGCAAGTATTGTTGAAAAATATTTAGATAATAATAGAGTTCATTTATTAAAAAGAGAGAAAAAAGAAGGGCTTGGACCTGCTTATATAGCTGGATTTAAACATTCTTTTCAATATAACCCTGATTATGTTATAGAGATGGATGCAGATTTTTCTCATGACCCTAATTTTGTTGTTAATTTTGTTGATAGAATGGAAAAAGAGAATTTGGATTTGGTGATAGGTTCAAGGTATTGTAATGGTATTAGTGTTGTTAATTGGCCTTTAAGAAGATTATTTTTATCATATTATGGAAATAGATACGCTTCATTTATATTAGGTTCAAAGATAATGGATATTACTGGGGGATTTAAATGCTTTAGAGTATCTGTATTAAAGACTATGAACTTTGATAATATTTTATCTGCTGGATATTCTTTTCAGATAGAGATGAATTATTCTTTTGAAAGCAATGGAAAAAAAATAGCAGAAGAGCCTATTATATTTTATGAAAGGAGAAGCGGACAATCAAAGATGTCTAAAAATATAATAGCAGAAGCATTATTTAGAGTAGTTCGCTTAAGATTTAGAGATAAATCAAAATATTTTAATAAATAA
- a CDS encoding Spy/CpxP family protein refolding chaperone, whose amino-acid sequence MKKGFTLLFILLFSSLLVAQPHGPGHGRGMGPGKGMRRGTDKLGPDALRFLQMAGIVLTEEQTKKVYDIAIKFVQEEEGIRLEIEKIDYNIRQELIKDNPDRNVLRNLIKSKKDYEAERDYLKMVRDLDIIDVLTPQQRAQLRSGRMR is encoded by the coding sequence ATGAAAAAAGGCTTTACATTATTATTTATATTATTATTTTCATCATTGCTTGTTGCTCAGCCTCATGGACCGGGTCATGGCAGAGGAATGGGACCAGGAAAAGGAATGCGTAGAGGAACTGATAAATTGGGGCCGGATGCTTTACGCTTTTTACAAATGGCAGGCATAGTATTAACTGAAGAGCAAACAAAAAAAGTTTATGATATAGCTATAAAATTTGTTCAAGAAGAAGAAGGTATTAGGTTAGAAATAGAGAAAATAGATTATAATATAAGACAAGAACTTATTAAGGATAATCCAGATAGGAATGTGCTAAGGAATCTTATTAAGTCTAAAAAAGATTATGAAGCAGAGAGAGATTATTTGAAGATGGTTCGGGATTTAGATATAATAGATGTATTAACACCTCAGCAAAGAGCTCAGCTTCGTAGTGGTAGAATGAGGTAA
- a CDS encoding RNA polymerase sigma factor, whose product MSGAEMAFDENNFLEAFKRGDEEAFKELMEAYKKPLINLVYSLISNYDEAEEIVQDVFVSFYIKRESFEGRSKIYTWLYRVSFNRAVDHIRKKEREKKYRLKEYRNAQMQEAHDNDSINKIIIAESLSKLEDDFRIPLMMAEYENYSYTEISEKLDLPVNTVRTRIFRARKKLLEIIKKMGVTL is encoded by the coding sequence ATGAGTGGTGCAGAGATGGCGTTTGATGAAAATAATTTTTTAGAAGCTTTCAAAAGGGGAGATGAAGAAGCTTTCAAAGAACTTATGGAGGCTTATAAAAAACCTTTGATTAATTTAGTATATTCTCTTATTTCTAATTATGATGAAGCTGAAGAGATTGTGCAGGATGTTTTTGTTAGCTTCTATATAAAAAGAGAGAGCTTTGAGGGACGGTCTAAGATTTATACTTGGCTTTATAGGGTTTCTTTTAATAGGGCAGTTGACCATATAAGAAAAAAAGAAAGAGAGAAAAAATACAGGCTTAAAGAATATAGAAATGCTCAGATGCAAGAGGCTCATGATAATGATAGTATAAATAAAATAATTATAGCAGAGAGTTTGTCCAAATTGGAGGATGACTTTAGAATACCTCTTATGATGGCAGAATATGAGAATTATTCTTATACTGAGATATCTGAGAAATTGGACTTGCCTGTTAATACCGTTAGAACAAGGATATTTAGGGCAAGAAAGAAATTATTAGAAATAATAAAAAAAATGGGGGTAACTTTATGA
- a CDS encoding zf-HC2 domain-containing protein encodes MNNTHEYYEMLVSRYKDNDLNDEEIMEMEEHLHECAECRKFKEEIFAMSSILTGKMPIEVNNTKKKFKFVPYIASIAAMLLIFVGVGVVINNNNNTASIDSTMVASTEVFQEQEDNVYSDYNDYTLLSTYFDYAPDNQSSEEDSVVLSAYMAYME; translated from the coding sequence ATGAACAACACACATGAGTATTATGAAATGCTTGTTAGCAGATATAAAGATAATGATTTAAATGATGAAGAAATAATGGAAATGGAAGAGCATTTGCATGAATGTGCTGAATGCAGGAAGTTTAAAGAAGAGATTTTTGCTATGTCTTCTATTTTAACAGGTAAAATGCCTATAGAGGTGAATAACACTAAAAAGAAATTTAAATTTGTGCCTTATATTGCTTCTATAGCAGCTATGCTTTTGATATTTGTTGGAGTGGGAGTAGTTATTAACAACAATAATAATACAGCTTCTATTGACTCTACTATGGTAGCTTCAACAGAAGTTTTTCAAGAACAAGAAGATAATGTATATAGCGATTATAATGATTATACACTTTTATCTACATACTTTGACTATGCACCTGATAATCAAAGCAGTGAAGAAGATAGTGTAGTATTATCTGCTTATATGGCCTATATGGAATAA
- a CDS encoding ATP-binding protein, which yields MPKKVKDTKFFHKSPEIKLNTGFVTLERFVAINEYDDGSFSREYNCDIINRKGSDAVIIVPYTYINNQMHVLMIKNFRPVVYYKEKVLNNKSAEEIDENIMSFLEFPAGMLEEDELNMKDSNMGIRKCAQRELEEETGYSVNIKNIKVLGHQYYSSSGIITERINIATCDITGLKPKKVKTDGSVMEENIDSLFVEFNEAIRWCKEGIIKNAGTEIGLNRLYFSILYEQQKKHTDILQKRLVSLFNEINSLKKSVNYYNKLIREFKATITHELRHPFTEIMGYINLLKRKTLAEDKKEEAINVISRSIKKLYDNNNNLIQIAIKDDESYSYTSEFNVEDELSSIIEGYKILYPKDIKTEINIEENCKTLIGYKERFRLIMEGIVSNAFKFTKSGTISINVRMLDTIETKVIDLSPDLFNYHSMQNIMPNEIEITVKDTGKGIKQSKLKKIFIPFYQSDSRFEREYGGIGIGLSVVKDLLDTMQGAINIDSSEGAGTIVKLRIPFGVVNTSKN from the coding sequence ATGCCTAAAAAAGTTAAAGATACTAAATTTTTTCATAAATCTCCTGAAATAAAATTAAATACAGGTTTTGTTACATTAGAGAGATTTGTTGCAATAAATGAGTATGATGACGGGAGTTTTTCAAGAGAATATAATTGCGACATCATTAACAGAAAAGGCTCTGATGCTGTTATAATAGTTCCATATACCTATATAAATAATCAAATGCATGTTCTTATGATTAAAAATTTCAGACCTGTGGTTTATTATAAAGAAAAAGTATTAAATAATAAAAGTGCTGAAGAAATAGATGAAAATATTATGTCTTTTTTAGAGTTTCCAGCTGGAATGCTTGAAGAAGATGAACTTAATATGAAAGACAGCAATATGGGTATAAGAAAATGTGCTCAAAGAGAATTGGAAGAAGAAACAGGCTACAGCGTTAATATAAAAAACATTAAGGTTTTAGGTCATCAATATTACAGCTCTTCTGGAATTATTACAGAGAGAATAAATATTGCCACATGTGATATAACAGGATTAAAACCTAAAAAAGTAAAAACAGATGGTTCTGTTATGGAAGAGAATATTGATTCATTATTTGTAGAGTTTAATGAGGCTATAAGATGGTGTAAAGAAGGCATAATAAAAAATGCTGGTACAGAGATTGGATTAAACAGACTTTATTTTTCAATACTCTATGAACAGCAAAAAAAACACACTGATATTTTACAAAAAAGATTAGTTTCTCTCTTTAATGAGATAAACTCTTTGAAAAAAAGTGTTAATTATTATAATAAGCTTATAAGAGAGTTTAAGGCAACTATTACTCATGAACTTAGACATCCTTTTACAGAAATAATGGGATATATTAATTTATTAAAAAGAAAAACATTAGCTGAAGATAAAAAAGAAGAGGCTATTAATGTTATATCTAGAAGTATAAAAAAATTATATGACAATAATAATAATTTAATACAAATTGCTATTAAAGATGATGAGAGCTATAGTTATACTTCTGAATTTAATGTTGAAGATGAATTAAGCTCAATAATAGAAGGATATAAAATTTTATACCCAAAAGACATAAAAACAGAAATAAATATAGAAGAAAATTGTAAAACTCTAATAGGATATAAAGAGAGATTTAGATTAATAATGGAAGGTATAGTTTCTAATGCCTTTAAATTTACAAAGTCTGGAACAATATCTATAAATGTTAGAATGCTTGACACTATTGAAACTAAAGTGATAGACTTATCCCCCGACTTATTTAATTATCATTCTATGCAAAACATCATGCCAAATGAAATAGAAATTACGGTAAAAGATACAGGCAAAGGAATAAAGCAAAGCAAATTAAAGAAAATCTTTATACCATTCTATCAAAGCGACTCAAGATTTGAAAGAGAATACGGCGGCATAGGAATAGGTTTATCTGTAGTAAAAGATCTTCTTGATACTATGCAAGGAGCAATCAATATAGATAGTTCTGAAGGTGCTGGTACTATAGTAAAATTGAGAATACCTTTTGGTGTTGTAAATACTTCCAAAAATTAA
- a CDS encoding ATP-binding protein, whose translation MEKYILDNDLDNISKLIENICLKIDKYIIDTDLFSSALYEVIINAIEHGNLNILYEQKKEWLQKNIYNKKLKELLKSELAQNTNIELTLDINENDQIITISVKDNGEGFNINKALKTIKDEGFARESGRGIIIIKSYFDDVKHNKKGNVITLIKKFNKNI comes from the coding sequence GTGGAAAAGTACATACTAGATAATGATTTAGATAATATAAGCAAACTCATAGAAAATATATGTTTAAAAATAGATAAATATATAATAGATACCGACCTTTTCTCATCAGCATTATATGAAGTAATAATAAATGCTATAGAACATGGTAATCTCAATATATTGTATGAACAAAAAAAAGAGTGGCTTCAAAAAAATATATATAATAAAAAATTGAAAGAATTACTCAAAAGTGAGCTTGCCCAAAATACTAATATAGAATTAACTTTAGATATAAATGAAAATGATCAAATTATCACAATCTCAGTTAAAGATAATGGAGAAGGCTTTAATATAAACAAAGCATTAAAAACAATTAAAGATGAAGGCTTTGCTAGAGAAAGCGGCAGAGGAATTATAATAATAAAATCATATTTTGATGATGTAAAACATAACAAAAAAGGAAATGTTATTACACTCATTAAAAAATTCAATAAGAATATATAA
- the mtnK gene encoding S-methyl-5-thioribose kinase, with amino-acid sequence MCKFDKHFLMNTDDVKEYCKKVLKYFNEDEEIEAIEIGDGNINYVFKIFSKDKSIIIKQADEFLRSSGRALDVYRSKIEAEILKIEYSLSPNHIPKIYSYDENMHALAMEDISDYKNMRKELLEEKQFDNFSNEIADFLSNVLLPTTDLVMDRAEKKDNVKLFINKELCDITEDLVLTEPYYNYKNRNIISKGQEDFVEKFLYNDEILKFEVAKLRDRFMNYSQALIHGDLHTGSIFINQNGIKIIDPEFAFYGPIGYDIGNVIGNLFFSLANKTYFSSNGNFVQWIKNTIIDTFDKINISLRKKYNEIVTFSLYKNDSFREYYLSSILADSIGYAGTEMIRRTVGDSKVAEISSLDLSDKKLMMERTLIKTAILFIKNRNTINEGKKLIDIFEFIKE; translated from the coding sequence ATGTGTAAATTTGATAAGCACTTTTTAATGAATACAGATGATGTAAAAGAATATTGTAAGAAGGTTTTAAAGTATTTTAATGAAGATGAAGAAATTGAGGCTATTGAGATAGGAGACGGCAATATAAATTATGTATTTAAGATTTTTAGTAAGGATAAATCTATTATAATAAAGCAGGCTGATGAGTTTTTACGCTCTTCTGGAAGGGCTTTAGATGTTTATAGAAGCAAAATAGAGGCTGAAATATTAAAAATAGAGTATTCCTTGTCGCCTAATCATATACCTAAAATTTATTCTTATGATGAGAATATGCATGCTTTGGCTATGGAAGATATATCTGATTATAAGAATATGCGTAAAGAGCTATTGGAAGAAAAACAGTTTGATAATTTCTCTAATGAGATAGCTGATTTTTTATCAAATGTTTTGCTTCCAACAACAGATTTAGTAATGGATAGGGCAGAGAAAAAAGATAATGTGAAGCTTTTTATAAATAAAGAATTATGCGATATAACAGAAGATTTAGTTTTAACAGAGCCTTATTATAATTATAAAAATAGAAATATAATATCTAAAGGACAAGAAGATTTTGTAGAGAAGTTTTTGTATAATGATGAAATCTTAAAATTTGAAGTAGCTAAATTGAGAGATAGATTTATGAATTATTCTCAGGCACTTATACATGGGGATTTGCATACGGGCTCTATATTTATAAATCAAAATGGAATCAAAATCATAGACCCAGAGTTTGCTTTTTATGGGCCTATTGGTTATGATATTGGAAATGTTATAGGAAATTTATTTTTCTCTTTGGCTAATAAAACTTATTTTTCTAGTAATGGCAATTTTGTTCAATGGATAAAAAATACAATAATAGATACTTTTGATAAAATAAATATTTCTTTAAGAAAAAAGTATAATGAGATAGTTACATTTAGCCTTTATAAAAATGATAGTTTTAGAGAATATTATTTAAGTTCTATATTAGCAGATTCTATAGGTTATGCTGGTACAGAGATGATAAGAAGAACAGTAGGCGATTCTAAGGTAGCTGAAATATCTTCTCTTGATTTATCAGATAAAAAACTTATGATGGAGAGAACACTAATAAAAACGGCAATATTATTTATAAAAAATAGAAATACTATAAATGAAGGCAAGAAATTAATAGATATATTTGAGTTTATAAAAGAGTAA